One stretch of Chitinophaga pendula DNA includes these proteins:
- a CDS encoding GNAT family N-acetyltransferase has translation MGWHCRKGPLLVSGKNEMSYLNVMKISVTAQILLESIGQEHAAAIFELVKANKQQLGEWLPWVGRMTTVTHFETFVVASMKRAELGEELSCIIRVGDAVAGRIGLYNIDGYNRIADIGYWLGTAYQGQGVVTLACEELLRYAFEVLHLNRIQIKCGTLNEKSQAVPERLHFTKEGIIRQGEYVNNRFIDLYLYAMVREEWLKNNNK, from the coding sequence ATGGGATGGCATTGTAGAAAGGGGCCGCTGCTTGTCAGCGGGAAGAATGAAATGTCCTATCTTAACGTCATGAAGATCAGCGTAACAGCACAAATTTTATTGGAAAGCATTGGCCAGGAACATGCAGCTGCCATTTTTGAACTGGTGAAAGCCAATAAGCAGCAACTGGGAGAGTGGCTGCCATGGGTAGGGAGGATGACGACGGTGACTCATTTTGAAACTTTTGTGGTAGCATCGATGAAGCGTGCAGAGCTGGGAGAGGAGCTGTCTTGTATCATCCGGGTAGGAGATGCGGTAGCCGGGCGGATCGGGTTATATAATATTGACGGGTATAACCGGATTGCAGATATCGGTTATTGGCTGGGGACCGCTTACCAGGGGCAGGGCGTTGTAACACTCGCCTGTGAGGAGTTGTTACGTTATGCTTTTGAGGTGTTACATCTGAACCGGATACAGATCAAGTGTGGTACGTTGAATGAAAAGAGCCAGGCTGTTCCTGAGCGCTTACATTTTACCAAGGAGGGGATTATCCGTCAGGGCGAGTATGTCAACAATCGATTTATAGATCTGTATTTGTATGCGATGGTACGGGAAGAGTGGCTAAAGAATAACAATAAGTAA
- a CDS encoding tetratricopeptide repeat protein, giving the protein MRTTFFLLPHIYILLSSLLFAGASAKAQSQLQQSAEQLPVHTIPAENSTNSSFLVLKDSCNLALEANQPVKAAGYLQRMGIICFHLGHYPQALDYLLQAGKLFRQRSSWSQLAACTNDIGMLYYYNRQPAAAKKEYEEAMRIYRKINDPAGIATTYGKIGHLYEKEQQHDSAFLYQRIALSHYKQLNDQEGMAKIYENIGSIFEDLEQYDSAFANFNLALALNKQTKDETAQIEIINNLGDILRKTGRYHDGLQLSRQAAAMAFERKEQYQLCSAYRDMGKAFYLLGNSDSAYHYLELSRNYLLNIYSAGNGKQLALLQTIYDIEKKNNEIEKLQYARDINRLITYASIVGILLLIILGWLVISRQRLKIKNEQLLSRQHKDLYETEKALKETALQHKILQEAQLKGELEVKSKELSTHTLHIIQKNQLLETLRGQVEVMIKDERRDQKKQLRQILQQINQNFNHDQHWDEFRQIFEQVHQSFYDNLRLRCDNLTSNDLRLISLLKMNISSADMATLLGISPDSLRVVRYRLRKKLDLKQGDSLSAFIQSL; this is encoded by the coding sequence ATGAGGACAACATTTTTTTTACTACCGCATATTTATATTTTATTAAGTAGCCTGCTTTTCGCTGGCGCATCTGCTAAAGCACAATCACAGCTGCAACAGTCAGCAGAACAGTTACCGGTACATACGATCCCGGCAGAAAATAGTACCAACAGCAGCTTCCTGGTATTAAAAGACAGCTGTAACCTGGCACTCGAAGCCAATCAACCGGTGAAAGCAGCGGGCTACCTGCAACGTATGGGCATCATATGTTTCCACCTGGGGCACTACCCCCAGGCACTCGACTACCTGCTACAAGCCGGGAAGCTATTTCGCCAGCGTTCCTCCTGGTCACAACTGGCCGCCTGTACCAACGACATAGGCATGTTATATTATTATAACAGACAACCTGCTGCCGCCAAAAAAGAATACGAAGAGGCCATGCGCATCTACCGCAAGATCAACGATCCCGCTGGCATCGCCACCACCTACGGTAAGATCGGCCACCTCTACGAAAAAGAACAACAACACGACAGCGCCTTCCTCTACCAGCGCATCGCCCTCTCCCACTATAAACAGCTGAACGACCAGGAAGGCATGGCCAAAATATATGAGAACATCGGCAGCATCTTCGAAGACCTCGAACAATACGACTCCGCATTCGCCAACTTCAACCTCGCCCTCGCACTCAATAAACAAACCAAAGATGAAACAGCACAAATAGAGATCATCAACAACCTGGGAGATATACTGAGAAAAACCGGCCGCTACCATGATGGCCTGCAGTTAAGCCGGCAGGCAGCCGCCATGGCCTTCGAAAGAAAAGAACAATACCAGCTCTGCAGCGCCTACCGGGATATGGGCAAAGCCTTTTACCTGCTAGGCAACAGCGATAGCGCCTACCACTACCTCGAACTAAGCCGCAATTACCTGCTCAATATCTACTCCGCCGGTAATGGCAAACAACTCGCCCTCCTGCAAACCATCTACGATATCGAAAAGAAAAATAACGAGATCGAAAAACTCCAGTATGCCCGCGATATCAACCGCCTCATCACCTACGCCTCCATTGTAGGGATACTGCTATTAATAATACTAGGCTGGCTCGTCATCAGCCGCCAACGCCTGAAAATTAAAAATGAACAACTGCTTAGCAGACAACATAAAGACCTATACGAAACAGAAAAAGCCCTCAAAGAAACCGCCCTCCAACATAAAATACTCCAGGAAGCCCAGCTCAAAGGCGAACTGGAAGTAAAAAGTAAAGAACTCAGTACCCATACCCTCCACATCATACAGAAAAATCAACTCCTGGAAACACTCCGCGGCCAGGTAGAAGTCATGATAAAAGACGAACGCCGCGACCAGAAAAAACAACTCCGCCAGATACTCCAACAGATCAATCAGAATTTTAACCACGACCAACATTGGGACGAATTCAGACAGATCTTCGAACAGGTACATCAGTCATTTTATGACAATCTTCGCCTGCGTTGTGATAATCTTACCTCCAACGACCTCCGCCTCATCTCATTGTTAAAAATGAATATCAGCTCAGCAGACATGGCCACCTTATTAGGCATCTCTCCCGATAGCTTACGCGTAGTCAGATACCGCCTGCGCAAAAAACTAGACCTC